Proteins encoded by one window of Xiphophorus couchianus chromosome 13, X_couchianus-1.0, whole genome shotgun sequence:
- the glcci1a gene encoding glucocorticoid induced 1a yields MSKSAQMPLSNITVPKPSISRVPSSMEGINHELEKVFIKDNGEKDELKSLEVPDGRRAPFPPQQRSSSSRSVDTQTPSAPGRSSSCSSLSPCPSPACPPGSHDGSPYSTEDLLYDRDKDSGSSSPLPKFASSPKPNNSYMFKREPPEGCEKIKAFEEMSSRQAAAAAAPLFSCPDKNKVNFIPTGSAFCPVKLPGSLQLAPASCPEEDDSNAGAGQGAASLYGTPTQVSTSTSTDDPPEEPGSPSETADTQSDS; encoded by the exons ATGTCGAAGTCGGCCCAGATGCCGCTGTCCAACATCACGGTGCCAAAGCCCTCCATCTCCAGGGTGCCCAGCAGCATGGAGGGCATCAACCATGAGCTAGAGAAAGTCTTCATCAAAGACAACGGAGAGAAGGACGAGCTCAAG TCTCTGGAGGTTCCGGATGGGCGTCGGGCACCCTTCCCTCCCCAGCAGCGGAGCAGCAGTTCTCGCAGCGTGGACACTCAGACTCCTTCAGCCCCTGGGCGGTCCAGCAGCTGCTCCAGCCTGTCTCCTTGTCCCTCACCAGCCTGTCCTCCAGGGTCACATGATGGCAGTCCTTACTCTACAGAGGATCTGCTGTATGACCGGGATAAAG ataGTGGCAGCAGCTCTCCGCTCCCAAAGTTCGCCTCCTCACCCAAACCAAACAACAGCTACATGTTCAAGCGCGAGCCGCCGGAAGGCTGTGAGAAGATCAAAGCCTTCGAGGAGATGAG CTCCCGGCaggcggcggcggcagcggcCCCCCTCTTCTCCTGCCCCGACAAAAACAAGGTCAACTTCATCCCGACGGGCTCGGCGTTCTGCCCCGTCAAGCTGCCCGGCTCCCTGCAGCTGGCCCCCGCCTCGTGCCCCGAGGAGGACGACAGCAATGCCGGGGCCGGCCAAGGTGCTGCCTCGCTCTACGGGACCCCCACTCAGGTTTCCACCAGCACCAGCACAGATGACCCCCCGGAGGAGCCAGGGTCCCCGTCAGAGACTGCAGACACCCAGTCAGACAGCTAG
- the rpa3 gene encoding replication protein A 14 kDa subunit, with the protein MAGILDVPKPRINCSMLSQFISRAICFVGRVEKVHPTGKMFTVMDGEGKTATVELNEPLEEELSGIVEVIGMVSNKGEIMASTYNLLREDKGIPFDLELYNEALKVIHDFPQHYPFQVAASG; encoded by the exons ATGGCAGGTATACTGGACGTTCCAAAACCGAGAATAAACTGCTCCATGCTTTCGCAGTTCATCAGCCGAGCCATCTGCTTCGTCGGGCGTGTTGAAAAG GTTCATCCCACTGGGAAAATGTTCACTGTGATGGATGGAGAGGGAAAGACTGCAACAGTGGAACTAAACGAACCT cttGAAGAGGAGCTGAGTGGAATTGTGGAGGTTATAGGAATGGTGTCGAACAAAGGAGAAATAATGGCCAGCACATACAACCTGCTGAGAGAGGACAAGGGGATTCCCTTTG ATTTAGAGCTGTACAACGAAGCACTGAAGGTCATCCATGACTTCCCCCAGCACTACCCTTTCCAGGTGGCTGCAAGCGGATGA
- the umad1 gene encoding UBAP1-MVB12-associated (UMA)-domain containing protein 1, translated as MLQFLGLRKDAKKSTSDKEADGGFVIVGETTDERSQRVRTVNTGQPSTNVIVQPSKFPHPAPSQTADANPPPALLDVGPAGGLQSVEVTSALPDLLGDVPFTLAPHVLAMQAGSSMVPDVLLSRDVNYNLASFQYDFTLENSVLHNS; from the exons ATGCTTCAGTTTTTGGGACTACGGAAGGACGCCAAGAAGTCAACATCTGACAAGGAAGCGGATGGAGGCTTCGTCATTGTTG GAGAGACGACTGACGAACGAAGCCAGAGGGTTAGGACTGTAAACACTGGACAGCCCTCAACAAATGTCATAGTCCAGCCATCAAAG TTCCCCCATCCAGCTCCATCTCAAACAGCTGATGCAAATCCACCTCCAGCTTTACTTGATGTGGGACCAGCAGGCGGCCTTCAGTCTGTGGAAGTCACTTCAGCGCTGCCGGATCTTCTCGGAGACGTCCCCTTCACATTAGCCCCTCATGTCCTGGCCATGCAGGCCGGGTCCAGCATGGTCCCAGATGTCCTGCTGTCCAGAGACGTAAACTACAACCTGGCTAGTTTCCAGTATGACTTCACCTTAGAAAATTCTGTGCTACACAACAGTTAG